A section of the Lutra lutra chromosome 3, mLutLut1.2, whole genome shotgun sequence genome encodes:
- the LOC125095592 gene encoding uncharacterized protein LOC125095592 → MGLFGEREANPYKSKNLLFPEEVFREGFLEEVGLGWRVEAKEDGAGGGGGGAWSSERGRAKSKAERGTGASLAGERPKRTCRAGSPSGRPSRPASSRRSSVPLRRGRKPEGPLLRLRVRSGPEQGLRHRCQHSRRPAAPRGRLLAARLPLSQPNSRVEQLCETVWPPKPKVFTTCTFPGLLPTFQGVLKSLAVKEAILFWRARPVEGEGMPGLRPDAGVPTLGSHSSSANPYPRFCHDAVEPSLLAPQATLCRG, encoded by the exons ATGGGCCTTTTTGGAGAGCGGGAAGCTAATCCCTACAAGTCTAAAAACCTGCTGTT CCCGGAGGAGGTcttcagagaaggcttcctggaggaggtgggcctCGGCTGGCGCGTGGAGGCGAAGGAGGACGGGGCCgggggtggcggtggtggtgcTTGGAGTTCAGAGAGAGGGCGTGCGAAGAGCAAGGCGGAGCGCGGCACTGGGGCCTCTCTGGCAGGTGAGCGGCCCAAACGGACCTGCAGAGCTGGGTCTCCCTCTGGCCGCCCCTCGCGCCCCGCGTCCTCCAGGCGGTCCTCTGTCCCGCTCCGCAGAGGTCGGAAGCCGGAAGGGCCGCTCCTGCGGCTGCGCGTGCGCTCGGGTCCAGAGCAGGGCCTCCGACACCGTTGCCAGCACTCCCGgcgccccgccgccccccgcgGGCGTCTGCTGGCAGCTCGCCTCCCGCTGAGTCAGCCT AACAGCAGAGTTGAGCAATTATGCGAGACTGTATGGCCCCCAAAGCCTAAAGTGTTTACTACCTGTACCTTTCCAGGCTTGCTGCCCACATTCCAGGGGGTGCTCAAGTCCCTGGCTGTTAAGGAGGCAATTCTTTTTTGGAGAGCACGGcctgtggagggggaggggatgccGGGCCTCAGGCCTGATGCGGGGGTTCCCACCCTGGGGAGCCATTCCAGCTCTGCTAACCCTTACCCAAGGTTTTGTCATGACGCAGTAGAGCCCTCCTTACTTGCACCCCAGGCCACCCTCTGTCGTGGCTGA